The Herminiimonas arsenitoxidans sequence ATACCGTATTCCTGCACGTGGTCTGATCGGCTTCCAAGGCGAATTCATGACATTGACACGCGGTACCGGCTTGATGAGCCACGTGTTCGACGAATACGCACCAGTGGACAACACTAAGGGTGAACTCGGTGGCCGTCGTAACGGCGTGCTGATTTCGCAAGACGACGGCGCTGCTGTTGCCTACGCAATCTGGAAACTGCAAGATCGCGGCCGTATGTTCGTCAGCCACAACGATCCAGTGTACGAAGGCATGATCATCGGTATTCACTCACGTGATAACGATCTGGTCGTCAACCCAATCAAAGGTAAGCAACTGACCAACGTTCGTTCGTCGGGCACCGATGAAGCGGTACGTTTGGTACCACCTATCGAAATGTCGCTGGAATACGCAGTTGAATTCATCGATGATGACGAATTGGTTGAAGTGACACCTAAGAGTATCCGTCTGCGTAAACGCTATTTGAAAGAACATGAGCGTAAAAAAGCAGGTCGCGAATCTTAATAAGATGAAGTAAGCCGGAGCAGGTGATTCGATGCAGTATCGAATCGCACTCCAGAAAAAAGCCCGTTGATTCCTGAAATCAGCGGGCTTTTTGTTTATCAGTAGCTATCACTCATCACAGTGAGCTTGTGACAAGAAGCAACACTGAAGTGAGCAAATGCAGGGCGATCTTGCGTCAAGTTCCGGCGATCAAATATAATTGAGAATAATTCGCATTTATATTTAGAGTAACTCTAGCCAGAACCGTCACTATGTCAGCGGCCGACACACCAATACAGAGCGTAGAAGTCCTTTACAGCGATCATCATGGATGGCTGCAGGCTTGGTTGCGTCGCAAGCTGGGTGATTCTTTCGTTGCCGCAGATCTGGCGCAGGACACTTTCGTCAACGTGATCACGGCAGGCTGCACGGCCGAAATTCGTGAACCGCGTCCTTTTCTGGCCACCATCGCGCGTCGCTTGATGGCGCATCGTCATCGACGTCAGATTCTTGAAGATAGTTATCTGGACGCGCTGGCCTCATTGCCAGAAGAGTTGGCACCTTCACCAGAAATACAGTTGTTGGCGCTGGAGGCGTTGCAACAGATCGACGATGCACTGGATGGTTTGGCCAATCTGGTCAAAGAAGCTTTCTTGCTGGCCCATCTGGAAGGTCTGACATACGCGCAGATAGCTGAGTGTTTGAAGATATCTACCAGTTCGGTCAAACAGTATTTATCGCTCGCCAATCGGCAGTGTCTATTTGCCTTGGCGGCTTGACGCGATGGGCTCGATGAACGGTGCGACCAATGCGAGAAAAACACCGCCACTTGCGAATGGTCGCGTTATCAGCGATGACACTGCCAATGTCGCAGCCGATTGGTTGACCTTGATGATGTCCGGCGAAGCGACTGATGATGATCGTCAGCGCTGGCAACAGTGGCGCAAGGCCAAGCCCGATAATGAATTAGCTTGGCAGCACATCGAAGCTGTGACGGGGCGTTTCAAGATGCTGCCTTCTCAAGCTGTCTATAAGAGTCTGTCACCGATTGCCAATCCGGCGCTGGCTGCGCCCAAGCGGCGCAAGGCCATCAGTACTTTGTTGTGGCTAGGTGCGGCTGGCATGACGGGTGTGCTTACATCGCGTACGCAAACCTGGCAGCAAACGGTTGCCGACTATCGCACTGGTATCGGGGAACAGCGCCATGTGACTTTGAATGATGGCACGCGTATCACGCTCAATACTGCGAGTGCCATCAACGTGCGCTTCGATAACAAGCGTCGTCTGGTGCGTCTGGTTGCTGGCGAGATGATGATAGTTACCGCTCATGCTGCAGAGGAACAGCGTCCCTTCATCATAGAAACTGCCGAAGGCAGCACACGTGCACTCGGCACTCGTTTCACCGTGCGTCAGCGTGATGGTAGTACCACGGTCAATGTTCTGGAGAGCATGGTGGAAATCACACCTGTTGACGCCTTCAATCAGCAGCGATTATTGCGTGCGGGCGAAGGTATGACATTCACGCGTGATGCATTGGGTGAGGTGGTCTCCATTGATCAGCAAGTTGCAGCGTGGACACGTCAGCAAATCATCGCCGATAACGTACGTCTGGCCGACTTCGTGGTTGAGCTCAGTCGTTATCGTATGGGCGTGATGCGTTGCGATCCTAGCGTGGCTAACTTGCGTTTCTCTGGTGTATTTCCATTGGGTGATACCGATCGCATCCTTGCGATGTTGCCTAATACTTTGCCGATACAGATACGTTTGCGTACGCGCTATTGGGTGACGCTGGAAGCGGCTTCCTGACTGGTGTGAGGCTGGCACTCTTTCTTATTTTCCAAACTGACAGAACACGCCGTCCAATGTGCGTCGGAAAAATCGCCGTCAACTCCGTTGAGGTGAGTTGTTACAAATATTTTTAATTTTTTCATCTTTGTTCTGCCCGATTTTGATTTTCACGGCACCTACCAAGTAAGGGCTTCATTTTTAGCAAACCAACTTGAGGGAACAACATGCCTGCCAATGAAAATCAAAAAAGTCAGTGCAATATTCAATTAGCTGGCCGACCGGCCAACCTTGTTTATCAGCCATTCATGTTGCGGCCTGTTGCACATGCCGTTGCGATGGCGCTGTGCAGCCTCGCCTTGTATGTCGCTTTACCACAGCAAGTCATGGCGCAGGCAAGTAGCACGCAGAATGCAAATGAACGTCAGACCTACAATATTCCGGCTGGTCCGTTGGCTGCGGCATTGCGCAGCCTCGCCAGTACGGCCAATGTTCCGCTGACGTTTACGGCTGATCAAACGAATGGCAAGACGAGTAATGCGGTGCGTGGACAATTCACGCCGCAGGGAGCTTTTACTGTTTTACTGGCAAATAGCGGCTTGCAGGCAGTGCAATTGGATAATGGTGGTTATGTGTTGCGGGCGGCACTCACGACGAGTGGCGACGCGGTGTTGCCGGCGGTGACGGTACGTGACAGCGCGGAGACTGCCACCAGTGAAGTGCATGGCTACATAGCCAAACGCGCTGCGACCGGCACCAAGACCGATACGCCCATCATAGAAACTCCGCAGTCTATTTCAGTAGTGACATCCGATTTCATCGAAGCGACTGGCGCAACACGTCTGAGAGATGCGCTGGCTTATACGCCGGGTATTAATGTCTCGCCCTGGGGTTCCGATTCGCGTTTCGATTGGACGGTTATTCGCGGCTTCGATGCGCAAACACCGGGCTACTATCTGGATGGTTTGCAGCTACGAAATAACAATGGCTGGGCCATCTGGCAAACCGAAAATTACGGCACCGAACGGATAGAAGTTTTACGCGGTCCTTCATCGGTGCTGTATGGACAAACCGGCCCGGGCGGCATGATCAATGTGGTCAGCAAGCGCCCGACGGAAGAGCCTCTGCGTGAATTGCAGGTTCAGCTTGGTGACAATTCACGCCGTCAGGTCGCTGGCGATTTCTCGGGTGTGCTGGATGAACAAGGCAAGGTGCTGTATCGCGTCACCGGACTGGTACGCGATGCGAAATTGGAAGCTAGCGGTTTGCCGAATGATCGTGCTTACATCGCGCCGTCACTGACCTGGCGTCCATCGAGTGACACGACACTCACGGTGCTGTCGCATTATCTGCGTATTCGTGATGGGAGTTCTTATGGCAGTTTCCCGGAAGTAGGGACGTTGTTGCCGAATCCGAATGGAAAGTTTTCCCCGAAGACTTATGTGGGGGAGCCCGGCTTTGATCATTTCAATCAGAATCAATGGATGCTTGGTTATCTACTCGAGCACAAGCTGAACGATACCTGGACTGTGCGTCAGAATGCACGCTATGGTGAGAACGATGTCGATTATCAGCAGGTATATAACAAAAGCAGTTTTGTTGTCGTGAATCCAGGTGTGCCAGACGATCCTGCCAATTTCCGTCTGCTTGATCGTTTCGCTTTCGGGAGTAAGGAAAAAGTGAAGCTTTTCACCATCGATAATCAGGCGCAAGCGAAAGTCAAACTGGGCGACTGGCAGCACACCTTCTTGTTCGGTATCGACTATCAGAGTTCAAGCAACTACCAAACTACCTACAATAATGGCACTGCTTCTCCGATAGATGGTTATTCGCCTGTTTATACGAATGATGCGGTTGCAGGCACACCGTGGTTCAATGCAAAGACCAGTCTGAAGCAAACGGGTTTATACGTGCAGGATCAGATCAAGTGGGGCAATTGGGCGGCGACTCTTGGTGGCCGCTTTGACAGTGCTTCGGCAACTGTCTATAGCTATGACGATGGATCGAGTACATCCATTTCGGACCACAAGTTCACCAGCCGTGCCGGTCTGGTCTATCTCCATCCAAGTGGATGGGCACCTTACTTCAGCTATTCCGAATCATTTTCACCAACGGTGACGATAGATCCAGAAACAAATACGCCTTTGAAGCCGGAAACGGGCCGCCAGTATGAAGTTGGTATGCGCTATCAGCCGGTAGGCAGCAAGAGCAAGTACAGTGCCGCTATCTTTGATCTGCGCCGCCAGAACTACATCACTTACACGACAAGTTTCTTGCCTAAGCAGACGGGTGAAATCCTGACGCGCGGACTGGAGCTAGAAGCAGCCTTCCAACCGATTTCACACATGAACATTGTGGCTGCTTATACCTATACGCCGAAAGCGATTGTCACAGCGAGCAGTACACCTAGCGAAATCGGAAAGCAGATGCAGGCAGTCTCCAGGAATCAATTTTCGGTGTGGTCGGATTACCGATTTACTT is a genomic window containing:
- a CDS encoding sigma-70 family RNA polymerase sigma factor, giving the protein MSAADTPIQSVEVLYSDHHGWLQAWLRRKLGDSFVAADLAQDTFVNVITAGCTAEIREPRPFLATIARRLMAHRHRRQILEDSYLDALASLPEELAPSPEIQLLALEALQQIDDALDGLANLVKEAFLLAHLEGLTYAQIAECLKISTSSVKQYLSLANRQCLFALAA
- a CDS encoding FecR domain-containing protein — translated: MPWRLDAMGSMNGATNARKTPPLANGRVISDDTANVAADWLTLMMSGEATDDDRQRWQQWRKAKPDNELAWQHIEAVTGRFKMLPSQAVYKSLSPIANPALAAPKRRKAISTLLWLGAAGMTGVLTSRTQTWQQTVADYRTGIGEQRHVTLNDGTRITLNTASAINVRFDNKRRLVRLVAGEMMIVTAHAAEEQRPFIIETAEGSTRALGTRFTVRQRDGSTTVNVLESMVEITPVDAFNQQRLLRAGEGMTFTRDALGEVVSIDQQVAAWTRQQIIADNVRLADFVVELSRYRMGVMRCDPSVANLRFSGVFPLGDTDRILAMLPNTLPIQIRLRTRYWVTLEAAS
- a CDS encoding TonB-dependent siderophore receptor; protein product: MPANENQKSQCNIQLAGRPANLVYQPFMLRPVAHAVAMALCSLALYVALPQQVMAQASSTQNANERQTYNIPAGPLAAALRSLASTANVPLTFTADQTNGKTSNAVRGQFTPQGAFTVLLANSGLQAVQLDNGGYVLRAALTTSGDAVLPAVTVRDSAETATSEVHGYIAKRAATGTKTDTPIIETPQSISVVTSDFIEATGATRLRDALAYTPGINVSPWGSDSRFDWTVIRGFDAQTPGYYLDGLQLRNNNGWAIWQTENYGTERIEVLRGPSSVLYGQTGPGGMINVVSKRPTEEPLRELQVQLGDNSRRQVAGDFSGVLDEQGKVLYRVTGLVRDAKLEASGLPNDRAYIAPSLTWRPSSDTTLTVLSHYLRIRDGSSYGSFPEVGTLLPNPNGKFSPKTYVGEPGFDHFNQNQWMLGYLLEHKLNDTWTVRQNARYGENDVDYQQVYNKSSFVVVNPGVPDDPANFRLLDRFAFGSKEKVKLFTIDNQAQAKVKLGDWQHTFLFGIDYQSSSNYQTTYNNGTASPIDGYSPVYTNDAVAGTPWFNAKTSLKQTGLYVQDQIKWGNWAATLGGRFDSASATVYSYDDGSSTSISDHKFTSRAGLVYLHPSGWAPYFSYSESFSPTVTIDPETNTPLKPETGRQYEVGMRYQPVGSKSKYSAAIFDLRRQNYITYTTSFLPKQTGEILTRGLELEAAFQPISHMNIVAAYTYTPKAIVTASSTPSEIGKQMQAVSRNQFSVWSDYRFTSGIKVGLGARFIGSNYGYQESAAAKLPSYTILDGLVAYDFQRWSLALNMRNLTNKTYISNCSDGSCRYGDLRKVLATATYRW